The Nocardioides pantholopis genome window below encodes:
- a CDS encoding universal stress protein — MTILEASTGAVVVGVDGSEAGDQALDWAAEQAALERRRLTIVHGGVVQMPPGAELDPALLLTAMRREGHAVLERAAQRARDEHDLSEVATELVMDDARAALLEASSVAHLLVVGSRGRGPVTSLLLGSVGIALSQHARCPVVVRRPHEPRPPGAEILVGTDLTENSEAALEWAFRQAALRGSPLTIIHTLFEGLPEGDIPPEVSGHAQEWARLQEIADRFAPRFPDVEVQLRLRRGLADEALTQAAASADMVVLGAHVRRSIFGLLDLNVPRGVLEHAPCLVAVVPAART, encoded by the coding sequence ATGACAATCCTGGAGGCAAGCACCGGTGCGGTCGTCGTCGGGGTGGACGGCTCCGAGGCCGGGGACCAGGCGCTGGACTGGGCGGCCGAGCAGGCCGCCCTGGAGCGCCGGCGGCTGACCATCGTCCACGGCGGCGTCGTCCAGATGCCGCCGGGCGCCGAGCTCGACCCGGCGCTCCTGCTCACCGCGATGCGGCGGGAGGGGCACGCCGTGCTGGAGCGCGCGGCGCAGCGAGCCAGGGACGAGCACGACCTGTCGGAGGTCGCCACCGAGCTCGTGATGGACGACGCGCGGGCCGCGCTGCTCGAGGCGTCGTCCGTGGCTCATCTGCTGGTGGTGGGCTCGCGGGGCCGGGGTCCGGTCACGAGCCTGCTGCTGGGATCGGTCGGCATCGCCCTGTCCCAGCACGCCCGCTGCCCGGTCGTCGTACGCCGTCCGCACGAGCCCCGGCCCCCGGGGGCCGAGATCCTGGTGGGGACCGACCTGACGGAGAACTCCGAGGCGGCCCTGGAGTGGGCCTTCCGGCAGGCCGCACTGCGCGGGTCGCCGCTCACGATCATCCACACCCTCTTCGAAGGGCTGCCGGAGGGGGACATCCCTCCCGAGGTGTCCGGCCACGCGCAGGAGTGGGCGCGGCTCCAGGAGATCGCCGACCGGTTCGCGCCGCGCTTCCCCGACGTCGAGGTGCAGCTGCGGCTGCGACGGGGGCTGGCCGACGAGGCGCTGACCCAGGCCGCGGCCTCGGCGGACATGGTGGTGCTCGGCGCCCACGTGCGACGCTCGATCTTCGGCCTGCTGGACCTCAACGTCCCCCGGGGCGTCCTCGAGCACGCCCCGTGCCTCGTCGCCGTCGTCCCGGCGGCCCGGACCTGA
- a CDS encoding GMC family oxidoreductase N-terminal domain-containing protein, with protein sequence MAHGPMELSERQAGVLRLICDTFAPGDGAVPAASALGVPEVVAGLVAGNPRPAERQTFLRLLDLWDTRLGGLALTGSPRTFSSRSPADREAVLVAMSQSRLPLRRTAFSALKGAATLGYYLAPGPTGHSPVWDAIGYPGPLGTRADAPPPLLAVQRVTADATIDCDVVVVGSGSGGGTAAAVLAGAGLDVVVLERGEYYDDADFDGGELSGLSRLYASGPTATAEGQLSLLEGACLGGGTVVNWTTSFATPDHVREEWAALGAHQFAGDEYAAALATVTDRLGVNRDHNLASARDEALERGAKALGWHVDSMPRNVRGCDQGIDCGRCGYGCRLGAKQSTTKTWLTDAAANGARIHVGVSARRVLVEAGRATGVEAVGPDGHTLTVRARAVVAAGGSLQTPALLRRSGLTNPNIGRHLRLHPATAVWALYPEVVNPWEGTLQARYCDEHADLDGEGYGVIYETGPSNPASALAFLNWRGGRQHLDMMRQLPHAGVIGVITRDRDSGRVEVGKDGEPVVRYRLSARDREHLHHGVVGAARLAEAAGAHTVFSGHQSGAGFEPGRRGTLESFAAEALASGYDPGRCAMAALHLMGSVRMGGDPGDSALDPDGATWEVPNLVVADASTFPTSSGVNPMISVQAIAHMNATRLAARLG encoded by the coding sequence GTGGCCCACGGTCCGATGGAGCTCAGCGAGCGTCAGGCGGGCGTCCTGCGCCTGATCTGCGACACCTTCGCGCCGGGTGACGGCGCCGTTCCCGCGGCCAGCGCGCTCGGCGTACCGGAGGTGGTGGCCGGGCTGGTCGCCGGCAATCCGCGCCCGGCCGAGCGCCAGACCTTCCTGCGCCTGCTGGACCTGTGGGACACCCGGCTCGGCGGCCTAGCACTGACCGGCAGCCCGCGCACCTTCTCCTCCCGCTCCCCCGCCGACCGGGAGGCCGTGCTGGTGGCGATGTCGCAGTCCCGGCTGCCGCTGCGCCGCACGGCGTTCAGCGCCCTGAAGGGGGCGGCCACCCTGGGCTACTACCTCGCACCCGGGCCGACCGGGCACTCCCCGGTGTGGGACGCGATCGGCTACCCCGGCCCGCTCGGCACCCGCGCCGACGCACCGCCGCCGCTCCTCGCCGTCCAGCGGGTGACGGCCGACGCCACCATCGACTGCGACGTCGTCGTGGTCGGCTCGGGGTCCGGCGGCGGCACGGCGGCCGCGGTGCTGGCAGGCGCGGGCCTCGACGTGGTGGTGCTCGAGCGCGGTGAGTACTACGACGACGCCGACTTCGACGGCGGCGAGCTCTCCGGGCTCTCCCGGCTCTACGCCAGCGGCCCGACGGCGACCGCGGAGGGGCAGCTCTCGCTGCTGGAGGGCGCCTGCCTGGGCGGCGGGACGGTCGTGAACTGGACGACCAGCTTCGCGACGCCCGACCACGTCCGCGAGGAGTGGGCCGCGCTCGGCGCCCACCAGTTCGCCGGGGACGAGTACGCCGCCGCCCTCGCCACCGTCACCGACCGGCTCGGCGTGAACCGCGACCACAACCTCGCCTCGGCCCGCGACGAGGCGCTCGAGCGCGGCGCGAAGGCGCTCGGCTGGCACGTCGACTCGATGCCGCGCAACGTCCGTGGCTGCGACCAGGGCATCGACTGCGGTCGCTGTGGCTACGGCTGCCGGCTCGGTGCGAAGCAGTCCACCACCAAGACCTGGCTCACCGACGCGGCCGCGAACGGCGCCCGGATCCACGTCGGCGTCAGCGCGCGGCGGGTCCTCGTCGAGGCCGGTCGGGCCACCGGCGTCGAGGCCGTCGGGCCGGACGGGCACACGCTCACGGTCCGGGCCCGGGCGGTGGTCGCGGCCGGCGGCTCGCTGCAGACCCCGGCCCTGCTGCGCCGATCCGGCCTCACCAACCCCAACATCGGCCGGCACCTGCGGCTCCACCCCGCGACCGCGGTCTGGGCGCTCTATCCCGAGGTCGTGAACCCCTGGGAGGGCACCCTCCAGGCGCGCTACTGCGACGAGCACGCGGACCTCGACGGCGAGGGGTACGGCGTCATCTACGAGACCGGGCCGTCCAACCCGGCCTCGGCCCTGGCCTTCCTCAACTGGCGTGGCGGTCGCCAGCACCTCGACATGATGCGGCAGCTGCCGCACGCCGGCGTGATCGGCGTGATCACCCGCGACCGCGACTCCGGCCGGGTCGAGGTGGGCAAGGACGGCGAGCCCGTCGTGCGCTACCGGCTCTCCGCCCGCGACCGGGAGCACCTGCACCACGGCGTCGTCGGGGCGGCGCGGCTGGCCGAGGCCGCCGGCGCCCACACCGTCTTCTCCGGCCACCAGTCCGGCGCCGGCTTCGAGCCGGGCCGCCGCGGCACCCTGGAGTCCTTCGCCGCCGAGGCGCTCGCCAGCGGCTACGACCCCGGCCGCTGCGCGATGGCTGCCCTGCACCTGATGGGCTCGGTGCGGATGGGCGGAGACCCGGGCGACTCGGCCCTGGACCCGGACGGCGCCACCTGGGAGGTCCCGAACCTCGTGGTCGCCGACGCCTCGACCTTCCCGACCTCCTCGGGGGTCAACCCGATGATCTCGGTCCAGGCGATCGCCCACATGAACGCCACCCGGCTCGCGGCCCGCCTGGGGTGA
- a CDS encoding TetR/AcrR family transcriptional regulator, translating to MPTPPSPAQSTEAPEVSAVRRRRDPRREQTPLRLIAAARVIFERDGFFEARLVDITDEAQVASGTLYRYYGSKHEIFGAVMAEVVRELTGVTPEHVSGHRDPVARLREVNLVYVRAIRRNARLMNLMYQVGEADEAVRKQGDEIVAHLQGRAVDAVRRWQGEGLAYPDLDPVLTAHALTYMVERVAMAWLTGRADYDEEAMVAAINGIWERSLGLGIYRAPDAEPRPQE from the coding sequence ATGCCCACACCCCCCAGCCCGGCCCAGTCCACCGAGGCGCCCGAGGTCTCCGCCGTACGCCGGCGCCGGGACCCGCGCCGCGAGCAGACGCCGCTGAGGTTGATCGCGGCCGCACGGGTGATCTTCGAGCGTGACGGCTTCTTCGAGGCTCGGCTGGTCGACATCACCGACGAGGCGCAGGTCGCGTCCGGGACGCTGTACCGGTACTACGGCTCCAAGCACGAGATCTTCGGGGCCGTCATGGCAGAGGTGGTCCGCGAGCTGACCGGGGTGACGCCGGAGCACGTCAGCGGCCACCGCGACCCCGTCGCCCGGCTGCGCGAGGTCAACCTGGTCTACGTCCGCGCGATCCGGCGCAACGCCCGGCTGATGAACCTGATGTACCAGGTGGGCGAGGCCGACGAGGCGGTCCGCAAGCAGGGCGACGAGATCGTCGCCCACCTCCAGGGGCGCGCGGTCGACGCCGTACGCCGCTGGCAGGGCGAGGGTCTGGCCTACCCCGACCTCGACCCGGTGCTGACCGCGCACGCGCTGACCTACATGGTCGAGCGGGTGGCGATGGCCTGGTTGACCGGGCGCGCCGACTACGACGAGGAGGCCATGGTCGCCGCGATCAACGGCATCTGGGAGCGCTCGCTCGGCCTCGGGATCTATCGGGCCCCGGACGCGGAGCCGCGTCCACAAGAGTGA
- a CDS encoding ABC transporter substrate-binding protein, with translation MRLTRRPTRRGVPALLAVALLLTAAACGTSDDSDDEAAGDQPTGDPVRIGLFDPSAGGYKSLGVGVGARAGVDYVNSELGGIHDRPVELVSCATDGTPETTISCANKFAEDEVVAALDGFNTTSSSAIDILTTAGIPLVGGIPFDSATGAEVENRVFFSAPQAAFLIGALQAFSEEGKKSVTLVAADIPATHQSVDLVLKPVGAALGIEVEGLYFSPTNPNFNAIASTIKETDPDVGGLMAAPDPSVCTKLVQGLRQLGYEGTIFTAACTEFIDQAPAEAAGAALYSSHWLPRAADYAPEDVQEQLEVAEEAISEEGGTADFYAFAQLGVTATLAEALNASPDAALDGPTILATLKGLEAFPSFLGPELTCGGATTPNCTSQMLLFNVDDQGATEPVTGEWITPLPDILAKIPGAS, from the coding sequence ATGCGACTGACGCGACGTCCCACCCGACGGGGGGTGCCGGCCCTGCTCGCGGTCGCGCTCCTCCTCACCGCTGCCGCCTGCGGCACCTCGGACGACTCCGACGACGAGGCCGCGGGCGACCAGCCCACCGGCGACCCGGTCCGGATCGGGCTCTTCGACCCCTCGGCCGGCGGCTACAAGTCGCTCGGCGTCGGTGTCGGGGCGCGGGCCGGGGTCGACTACGTGAACTCCGAGCTGGGCGGCATCCACGACCGGCCCGTCGAGCTGGTCAGCTGTGCCACCGACGGCACCCCCGAGACCACGATCTCGTGTGCTAACAAGTTCGCCGAGGACGAGGTGGTCGCCGCCCTCGACGGCTTCAACACCACCTCCAGCTCGGCGATCGACATCCTCACCACCGCCGGCATCCCGCTGGTCGGCGGCATCCCGTTCGACTCGGCGACGGGCGCGGAGGTCGAGAACCGGGTGTTCTTCAGTGCCCCCCAGGCCGCGTTCCTGATCGGGGCGCTGCAGGCCTTCAGCGAGGAGGGGAAGAAGTCCGTCACGCTCGTCGCCGCCGACATCCCGGCCACCCACCAGAGCGTCGACCTGGTGCTCAAGCCGGTCGGCGCCGCCCTCGGCATCGAGGTGGAGGGGCTCTACTTCTCGCCCACCAACCCGAACTTCAACGCGATCGCCTCGACGATCAAGGAGACCGACCCTGACGTCGGCGGCCTGATGGCCGCCCCCGACCCGTCGGTGTGCACCAAGCTGGTCCAGGGCCTGCGCCAGCTGGGCTACGAGGGCACGATCTTCACCGCCGCCTGCACCGAGTTCATCGACCAGGCCCCCGCCGAGGCCGCGGGTGCCGCGCTCTACTCCTCGCACTGGCTGCCGCGGGCCGCCGACTACGCGCCCGAGGACGTCCAGGAGCAGCTGGAGGTCGCCGAGGAGGCGATCAGCGAGGAGGGCGGCACCGCCGACTTCTACGCCTTCGCCCAGCTCGGGGTCACCGCGACGCTGGCCGAGGCGCTCAACGCCTCCCCGGACGCCGCGCTCGACGGACCCACGATCCTCGCCACCCTCAAGGGGCTCGAGGCGTTCCCGTCCTTCTTGGGCCCGGAGCTGACCTGCGGCGGGGCGACCACCCCCAACTGCACCTCGCAGATGCTGCTGTTCAACGTCGACGACCAGGGCGCCACCGAGCCGGTCACGGGGGAGTGGATCACGCCGCTGCCCGACATCCTGGCCAAGATCCCCGGCGCCTCCTGA
- a CDS encoding ABC transporter permease, producing MDQVLQFAALGLSTGAVYAVLASSLVGVYAATGLINFAQGSITLWAVWQVAALRYDGTLVLPVGSVSLSEEALPAWPAVAIGVAAGVVWSLLAHLLVFRPLRRAPVLAQVVASIGIMIFLQALVTIRFDTAAIAITPAILPQGTVEIGEAVLARSDLLVAGLALAAAAALAAYFRFTTRGIATRAAAESERAARLMGFSPDRLAAVVWAITGAASSLVVVLAAPSIGLDPTSFTFYVVPALAVALVGRLTSVLTAAVAGLLLGCLQTELFYLATKSWWPEWAQAGVGDTIPFLIVIAALFALGGRIPARGATGEVAMPEVVLPRVRPVLGGLVVAAVALALLLTSGSWRYGLISSIIMTLLALSLVLLTGYLGQISLATMAFAGTAGFVLSKLGTSWGLPFPLDMVLAVAAATLAGVLVGIPALRIRGAQLAVVTLAAAIALQSFVFGNPALTPFEGHRINDVELFGVSLGVRNETTLVTMRFALLALAVVTVLAVALVLVMRGATGRAFLAVRSNERAAASAGINVAGTKLLGFALAALLAGVGGCLIGYSRGQLSVASFSVLTGLVLLALTYVGGVTSIGGAVVAGLVAPLGVVHTFLNTTLEVGEYYHLVAALLLVLTAVANPTGVAGSVRAATAHLRRDRARPPREIVTQEPAHVG from the coding sequence ATGGACCAGGTCCTCCAGTTCGCCGCCCTCGGACTCTCCACCGGAGCGGTCTACGCGGTGCTCGCCAGCAGCCTGGTGGGCGTGTACGCCGCGACCGGACTGATCAACTTCGCCCAGGGCTCGATCACGCTGTGGGCGGTGTGGCAGGTCGCCGCGCTGCGCTACGACGGCACCCTGGTCCTGCCGGTCGGCAGCGTCTCGCTGAGCGAGGAGGCGCTGCCGGCCTGGCCGGCGGTGGCGATCGGGGTCGCCGCCGGCGTGGTCTGGAGCCTGCTCGCCCACCTGCTGGTCTTCCGGCCGCTGCGCCGGGCCCCGGTGCTGGCCCAGGTGGTCGCCTCGATCGGGATCATGATCTTCCTGCAGGCCCTGGTCACGATCCGCTTCGACACGGCGGCGATCGCGATCACGCCGGCCATCCTGCCGCAGGGGACCGTCGAGATCGGCGAGGCCGTGCTGGCCCGCAGCGACCTGCTGGTGGCCGGGCTGGCGCTGGCGGCGGCGGCCGCGCTGGCGGCGTACTTCCGGTTCACCACGCGCGGCATCGCCACCCGGGCGGCCGCGGAGTCGGAGCGGGCCGCCCGGCTGATGGGGTTCTCCCCGGATCGGCTGGCGGCCGTGGTGTGGGCGATCACCGGGGCCGCCTCGAGCCTGGTCGTGGTGCTCGCGGCGCCCTCGATCGGGCTGGACCCGACCAGCTTCACGTTCTACGTCGTGCCGGCGCTCGCGGTGGCCCTGGTCGGCCGGCTCACCTCGGTCCTGACGGCCGCGGTGGCCGGCCTGCTGCTGGGTTGCCTGCAGACCGAGCTGTTCTACCTCGCCACCAAGTCCTGGTGGCCCGAGTGGGCGCAGGCGGGGGTCGGCGACACGATCCCGTTCCTCATCGTCATCGCGGCGCTGTTCGCGCTCGGCGGCCGGATCCCGGCCCGGGGCGCGACCGGGGAGGTGGCGATGCCGGAGGTGGTGCTGCCCCGGGTCCGCCCCGTGCTGGGCGGCCTCGTCGTGGCCGCGGTCGCGCTCGCGCTGCTGCTGACCTCGGGCAGCTGGCGCTACGGCCTGATCAGCTCGATCATCATGACCCTGCTGGCGCTCTCGCTGGTGCTGCTGACCGGCTACCTCGGCCAGATCTCGCTGGCCACGATGGCCTTCGCCGGCACCGCGGGCTTCGTGCTCTCCAAGCTCGGCACCTCCTGGGGGCTGCCGTTCCCGCTCGACATGGTGCTCGCCGTCGCCGCGGCGACGCTGGCCGGCGTACTCGTCGGGATCCCGGCGCTGCGCATCCGCGGCGCCCAGCTCGCCGTGGTCACCCTCGCCGCGGCGATCGCGCTGCAGAGCTTCGTCTTCGGCAACCCGGCGCTGACGCCGTTCGAGGGGCACCGGATCAACGACGTGGAGCTCTTCGGCGTCTCCCTCGGCGTCCGCAACGAGACCACCCTGGTGACGATGCGCTTCGCGCTCCTCGCGCTGGCCGTCGTGACGGTGCTCGCCGTCGCGCTGGTGCTGGTGATGCGCGGTGCCACCGGGCGCGCCTTCCTGGCGGTCCGCTCCAACGAGCGGGCGGCCGCCTCGGCCGGCATCAACGTCGCCGGCACCAAGCTCCTCGGCTTCGCCCTCGCCGCCCTGCTCGCCGGCGTCGGCGGCTGCCTGATCGGCTACAGCCGCGGCCAGCTGTCGGTGGCGTCGTTCTCGGTCCTCACCGGCCTGGTGCTGCTGGCGCTGACCTACGTCGGCGGCGTCACCAGCATCGGCGGCGCCGTGGTCGCCGGGCTCGTCGCCCCGCTCGGGGTGGTGCACACGTTCCTCAACACCACCCTCGAGGTCGGCGAGTACTACCACCTCGTCGCCGCCCTGCTGCTCGTGCTCACCGCGGTCGCCAACCCGACCGGCGTCGCCGGCTCGGTGCGGGCCGCGACCGCCCACCTGCGCCGCGACCGGGCTCGGCCGCCGCGCGAGATCGTCACCCAGGAGCCCGCCCATGTCGGCTGA
- a CDS encoding ABC transporter ATP-binding protein, translated as MSADHPSSAAEPLLRAEGLTVRYGGVSANDAVTLSVGAGEVVGLIGPNGAGKTTFVDAVTGFTPSTGEVLLAGRRLTGGPHHRRRAGLGRTWQAGELFEDVTVADNVAVAARTVGLRTLLQDLSGRSARSRPEEAEALALMGLLDDAHRRPSELSLGRQKLVGVARAVVGGTRMVLLDEPAAGLDTHESQQLGHDVRRVADSGRGVLLIDHDMSLVLEFCDRIYVMDFGAVIASGTPQQVREDPAVLAAYLGGVA; from the coding sequence ATGTCGGCTGACCACCCGTCCTCGGCCGCCGAGCCGCTGCTGCGCGCCGAGGGCCTCACCGTGCGCTACGGCGGGGTGAGCGCCAACGACGCGGTCACGCTCAGTGTGGGCGCCGGCGAGGTGGTCGGGCTGATCGGCCCCAACGGCGCCGGCAAGACCACCTTCGTCGACGCCGTCACCGGCTTCACCCCCTCCACCGGCGAGGTGCTGCTGGCCGGCCGCCGGCTTACCGGTGGGCCGCACCACCGCCGCCGGGCCGGTCTGGGCCGGACCTGGCAGGCCGGCGAGCTCTTCGAGGACGTCACCGTCGCCGACAACGTGGCGGTGGCCGCCCGGACCGTCGGGCTGCGCACGCTCCTGCAGGACCTGAGCGGACGCAGCGCCCGAAGCCGGCCCGAGGAGGCCGAGGCGCTCGCGCTGATGGGGCTCCTCGACGACGCCCACCGGCGCCCCTCGGAGCTCTCGCTGGGCCGGCAGAAGCTGGTCGGCGTCGCCCGCGCCGTGGTCGGCGGTACCCGGATGGTGCTGCTCGACGAGCCGGCCGCCGGCCTGGACACCCACGAGAGCCAGCAGCTCGGCCACGACGTACGCCGGGTCGCGGACTCGGGGCGCGGCGTGCTGCTGATCGACCACGACATGTCGTTGGTGCTGGAGTTCTGCGACCGGATCTACGTCATGGACTTCGGTGCGGTGATCGCGTCGGGCACCCCGCAGCAGGTCCGCGAGGACCCGGCGGTGCTCGCGGCGTACCTGGGCGGTGTCGCGTGA
- a CDS encoding ATP-binding cassette domain-containing protein yields the protein MSAALRVAGLSAGYRGLLAVRDVSFEVPAGTVLALLGPNGAGKSTTLLAVVGAIRRAAGEVSAFGRPLGRRTEQNARAGVTLVPDDRGVFHRLSVADNLRLARNPAGLEPVLDDFPRLRALWSRRWADERGLAVVLVEQHVDLALSIADRAAVLHHGRVALVDDAAVLRADRRRVEDAYFGRTDPV from the coding sequence GTGAGCGCCGCGCTGCGGGTGGCGGGGCTCAGTGCCGGCTACCGGGGGCTGCTCGCCGTCCGCGACGTCTCCTTCGAGGTCCCGGCCGGGACGGTCCTGGCGCTGCTCGGGCCGAACGGCGCCGGGAAGTCCACGACCCTGCTCGCGGTCGTCGGCGCGATCCGCCGCGCGGCCGGCGAGGTCTCCGCGTTCGGGCGGCCGCTGGGTCGCCGTACCGAGCAGAACGCTCGCGCCGGCGTCACGCTCGTGCCCGACGACCGTGGCGTCTTCCACCGGCTGAGCGTGGCCGACAACCTGCGACTCGCCCGGAACCCCGCCGGCCTGGAGCCGGTGCTCGACGACTTCCCGAGGCTGCGGGCGCTCTGGTCGCGCCGGTGGGCCGACGAGCGCGGCCTCGCGGTGGTCCTCGTCGAGCAGCACGTCGACCTCGCGCTCTCGATCGCCGACCGGGCGGCGGTCCTCCACCACGGCCGCGTCGCGCTGGTCGACGACGCAGCCGTGCTGCGGGCGGACCGCCGCCGGGTCGAGGACGCCTACTTCGGGCGGACCGACCCGGTCTGA
- a CDS encoding long-chain-fatty-acid--CoA ligase, with translation MSTTALPPAWTFRNHWMAHAGTHAAMRPDKPALRYRGETTTWSQLSERSLRGAAALAARGVGAGDRVALLTLSHPWFVESVLAANSLGAMAVPLNFRLAPPELDYILTDSAPVAVVVDALLLPLLKAAPASASIGTVVVIGEADLGAEADHVLAYEDFLAGQEPMELPDVSEDTTALIMYTSGTTGHPKGAMLSHRNMQVQALTCIRAMEMFDDSDIGFLTAPFFHIAGLGSIVANLVVGGTVVIHPLGAFDPAAVLDAYEAEGATVVFNVPVQWDLICAQPDIDQRDLKLRIISWGAAPASDATLRAMAAAFPDALNVAVFGQTETSPITCVLRGEDSLRKLGSVGQPIPTLQYRVVDQLMNDVAPGEVGEIVYRGPTVMKGYWNKPSETAEAFAGGWFHSGDLVKQDAEGFVWVVDRMKDMIISGGENIYCAEVENVIAAHPAVREVAVIGRPDDRWGQVPVAVVSTVPGSELGLGDLTAFLTGKIASYKLPKDLVVLPELPRNAGGKILKGTLRATATQLVPQGG, from the coding sequence ATGTCGACCACCGCCCTGCCCCCCGCCTGGACCTTCCGCAACCACTGGATGGCCCACGCCGGAACCCATGCGGCGATGCGGCCCGACAAGCCCGCGCTGAGGTATCGCGGCGAGACGACCACCTGGTCGCAGCTCTCGGAGCGCTCGTTGCGCGGCGCGGCGGCGCTGGCGGCGCGCGGTGTCGGTGCCGGCGACCGGGTCGCGCTGCTGACCCTCAGCCACCCGTGGTTCGTCGAGTCGGTCCTCGCCGCCAACAGCCTCGGCGCGATGGCCGTCCCGCTCAACTTCCGGCTCGCGCCACCGGAGCTCGACTACATCCTCACCGACAGCGCGCCCGTGGCTGTCGTCGTCGACGCCCTGCTGCTGCCGCTGCTCAAGGCAGCCCCGGCCTCGGCGTCGATCGGGACCGTCGTCGTGATCGGCGAGGCGGACCTCGGGGCCGAGGCCGACCACGTGCTGGCCTACGAGGACTTCCTGGCCGGCCAGGAGCCGATGGAGTTGCCCGACGTCAGCGAGGACACCACGGCGCTGATCATGTACACCTCGGGCACCACCGGGCACCCCAAGGGCGCGATGCTGTCGCACCGCAACATGCAGGTGCAGGCACTCACCTGCATCCGGGCGATGGAGATGTTCGACGACTCCGACATCGGCTTCCTGACGGCGCCGTTCTTCCACATCGCCGGTCTCGGCTCGATCGTGGCCAACCTCGTCGTCGGCGGCACGGTGGTGATCCACCCGCTGGGCGCCTTCGACCCGGCGGCCGTGCTCGACGCCTACGAGGCCGAGGGCGCCACGGTGGTCTTCAACGTGCCGGTGCAGTGGGACCTGATCTGCGCCCAGCCCGACATCGACCAGCGCGACCTCAAGCTGCGCATCATCAGCTGGGGCGCGGCCCCGGCCTCGGACGCCACCCTGCGGGCGATGGCCGCGGCCTTCCCGGACGCCCTCAACGTCGCTGTCTTCGGCCAGACCGAGACCTCGCCGATCACCTGCGTGCTGCGCGGGGAGGACTCGCTGCGCAAGCTCGGCTCGGTCGGCCAGCCCATCCCCACGCTGCAGTACCGGGTCGTCGACCAGCTCATGAACGACGTCGCCCCCGGCGAGGTCGGCGAGATCGTCTACCGCGGACCCACGGTGATGAAGGGGTACTGGAACAAGCCGTCCGAGACCGCCGAGGCCTTCGCCGGCGGCTGGTTCCACTCCGGCGACCTGGTCAAGCAGGACGCCGAGGGCTTCGTCTGGGTCGTCGACCGGATGAAGGACATGATCATCTCCGGCGGCGAGAACATCTACTGCGCCGAGGTGGAGAACGTCATCGCGGCCCACCCCGCCGTCCGCGAGGTCGCCGTCATCGGGCGCCCCGACGACCGGTGGGGGCAGGTCCCGGTGGCGGTCGTGTCGACGGTCCCCGGCTCCGAGCTCGGGCTCGGGGACCTGACCGCGTTCCTCACCGGCAAGATCGCCTCCTACAAGCTGCCCAAGGACCTCGTGGTGCTGCCCGAGCTGCCCCGCAACGCGGGCGGGAAGATCCTCAAGGGGACGCTGCGCGCCACCGCCACCCAGCTGGTCCCCCAGGGCGGCTGA